From one Nitrospirota bacterium genomic stretch:
- a CDS encoding bifunctional (p)ppGpp synthetase/guanosine-3',5'-bis(diphosphate) 3'-pyrophosphohydrolase, which translates to MLRAGIQVQEIVDKVLEYSPKSDVALIKKAYERSLGAHQGQIRKSGKPYVEHPLEVALILTQLRLDVPSIVAGLLHDTVEDTTLTQEEVAQEFGAAVAYLVEGVTKIGKINFYSDEEKQAENFRKMLLSMSKDIRVILIKLADRLHNMRTLEFLPEEKQNRIARETLEIYAPLANRLGIGWMKGEFEDLCLRYLKPDIYFSLVKKIAKKKEDRDAFVKEVIESINKNLKENHFSAEVTGRSKHIFSIYQKMEKNGISFEEVFDLAAIRIITDTKFNCYAILGLIHSLWRPVPGRFKDYIGVPKSNLYQSLHTTVIGPRGERVEFQIRTAEMHQLAEEGIAAHWKYKEKGSFDEKNDAVFAWLRQLVEWQQDLSDNREFMNSVKMDLFTEEVYVFTPKGAVKELVKGSTPVDFAYSIHTEVGDHCAGAKVNGKIVPLRYELRNGDMVQIITSPTQLPNKDWLKWVKTPRAKTKIKHWISVEERKRSLEIGKKLLEKELRRNHLSPASILKADMFQTILKELGVLSLEELWVSLGYGRISPHQVIQKLLPEASFKEGLKDKLVQKLGMEKQGVKITGMNDILIHISKCCNAVPGDPIIGFITRGRGLSIHSVECPNIDELDYDKERIVDVDWETKTDSTYPVKISVLTVDKPGILASVSQAIASSEANITHAEITTSAENKKASLIFIIEIKNIQHLDRVFKNIEKVDSVVQVRRVRGS; encoded by the coding sequence ATGTTAAGAGCGGGCATTCAAGTACAAGAAATCGTTGATAAAGTTTTGGAATATAGTCCGAAATCTGATGTGGCTTTGATTAAAAAGGCCTACGAACGTTCGTTGGGAGCTCACCAGGGACAGATCCGAAAATCGGGAAAACCCTATGTGGAGCATCCACTTGAAGTGGCCCTCATCCTGACCCAGCTTCGGCTTGACGTCCCCTCCATCGTCGCCGGGCTGTTACATGACACGGTAGAAGATACGACCCTGACCCAGGAAGAGGTGGCGCAGGAGTTTGGGGCGGCAGTGGCCTATCTGGTAGAAGGGGTGACCAAGATTGGGAAAATTAATTTTTATAGCGACGAGGAAAAGCAGGCTGAGAACTTTAGAAAAATGTTGTTATCCATGTCGAAGGATATTCGGGTCATCTTAATCAAGCTCGCCGATCGACTGCATAATATGCGAACCCTGGAGTTTCTTCCCGAAGAAAAACAAAACCGGATAGCCAGAGAAACATTAGAGATTTATGCTCCTCTTGCAAATCGGTTGGGTATCGGATGGATGAAAGGGGAATTTGAGGATCTGTGTCTCCGGTATTTAAAGCCCGATATTTATTTCAGCCTGGTGAAAAAAATTGCGAAGAAAAAGGAAGACCGGGACGCTTTTGTCAAAGAAGTCATTGAAAGCATTAATAAAAATTTAAAGGAAAATCACTTTTCAGCCGAGGTGACCGGACGGTCCAAGCATATCTTCAGCATTTACCAAAAAATGGAAAAAAATGGTATTTCCTTTGAAGAGGTTTTTGATCTTGCGGCAATTCGGATTATTACCGATACCAAATTTAATTGTTATGCCATTTTAGGTTTAATCCATTCCCTATGGAGACCGGTGCCCGGTCGGTTTAAGGACTATATCGGCGTGCCAAAATCGAACCTTTACCAATCTCTTCATACTACGGTGATTGGACCGCGGGGCGAGCGGGTGGAGTTTCAGATTAGAACTGCTGAAATGCATCAACTCGCTGAAGAAGGGATCGCCGCTCATTGGAAGTATAAAGAAAAAGGGAGTTTTGACGAGAAAAATGATGCTGTTTTTGCCTGGTTAAGGCAGTTAGTGGAATGGCAGCAGGATCTTTCCGATAACCGGGAATTCATGAATTCCGTAAAGATGGATCTCTTTACGGAAGAGGTTTATGTGTTTACCCCCAAGGGCGCGGTCAAAGAGTTAGTCAAGGGGTCAACGCCGGTCGATTTTGCCTACAGCATTCATACCGAAGTCGGCGATCACTGCGCCGGTGCAAAAGTAAACGGCAAGATCGTGCCTCTTCGATATGAGTTGAGGAACGGCGACATGGTTCAGATTATCACTTCTCCAACCCAGCTTCCGAATAAGGATTGGTTGAAGTGGGTTAAAACACCAAGAGCTAAAACGAAAATCAAGCATTGGATTTCCGTTGAAGAGCGCAAGCGAAGCCTGGAAATCGGTAAAAAACTCCTCGAAAAAGAGTTAAGAAGAAATCATTTAAGCCCTGCCTCAATCTTAAAAGCAGATATGTTTCAAACCATATTAAAAGAACTGGGCGTTTTATCTTTAGAAGAATTGTGGGTTTCGTTAGGATACGGCAGAATTTCGCCTCACCAGGTCATCCAAAAACTTCTTCCCGAGGCCTCTTTTAAAGAAGGGCTAAAAGATAAATTAGTTCAGAAACTCGGCATGGAGAAACAAGGCGTTAAGATCACAGGGATGAATGATATTTTAATTCATATTTCCAAGTGTTGTAATGCCGTTCCGGGCGATCCGATCATCGGTTTTATAACCCGCGGAAGGGGATTGTCGATTCATTCCGTGGAATGTCCGAATATTGACGAACTGGATTATGACAAAGAACGAATTGTCGACGTCGATTGGGAAACTAAAACCGATTCAACCTATCCGGTTAAAATTTCGGTCTTAACGGTGGATAAGCCTGGAATTCTGGCCAGCGTTTCTCAGGCCATCGCCTCTTCGGAAGCTAATATCACCCATGCTGAAATTACGACCTCCGCCGAAAATAAAAAAGCCAGTTTGATCTTTATTATTGAAATTAAGAATATCCAGCATTTGGACAGGGTTTTTAAAAATATCGAAAAAGTGGATAGCGTCGTCCAGGTTCGCCGGGTCCGCGGCTCATGA
- a CDS encoding response regulator, with protein MTEIDFKQYPILFVDDEDLAVSSLKKYFEKEFTVFTATQGDEALDLIDRHPEIVLILTDQRMPKMTGIELLRKVMEKRPDIIRMLMTAFTDLKTLINAVNLGQVYQYVEKPYEPSQLKQYLKSGIERYFLIKERDGLYSEKVGTMQKMARMNRLEAIGILAAGMAHEINNPLVAIQTFLEMAPKKRTEADPDFWDTFHKVATKDVIRIRKIVSKLLTYAKNKKETRLFLVKTDLNKLIKETIVLLEKEAAKKKLLIKGEFISALPLISLDIEKMKQVIINLILNAIHAASEGFITIKTANLDENFVQFSISDTGIGISEENMEKLFNPFFTTKEAGTGLGLMTCHDIIDKHRGFINVKSVLSKGTTFIIQLPVDPEKHERRKNPR; from the coding sequence ATGACTGAAATCGATTTCAAACAGTATCCGATTCTTTTCGTGGATGATGAGGATCTGGCCGTCAGCAGTTTAAAAAAATATTTCGAAAAAGAGTTTACCGTTTTTACCGCCACGCAAGGGGACGAAGCCCTTGACCTGATTGACCGCCATCCGGAAATCGTCTTGATTTTAACAGATCAAAGAATGCCCAAAATGACAGGTATCGAACTTTTGCGAAAGGTCATGGAAAAACGGCCGGATATCATTAGAATGCTGATGACGGCTTTTACCGATTTGAAGACCCTCATCAATGCCGTTAATCTTGGCCAGGTGTATCAATACGTTGAAAAGCCGTATGAACCGAGTCAACTTAAACAATATTTAAAGAGCGGAATCGAGAGATATTTTCTGATTAAAGAGAGGGACGGTCTTTATTCTGAAAAAGTTGGAACGATGCAGAAAATGGCCAGAATGAACCGGTTGGAGGCCATCGGGATTCTCGCGGCAGGAATGGCGCATGAAATCAACAACCCTCTTGTCGCCATTCAAACTTTTCTGGAAATGGCGCCTAAGAAAAGGACGGAAGCCGATCCCGATTTTTGGGACACGTTTCATAAGGTTGCGACCAAAGATGTCATCAGGATTCGAAAAATCGTTTCTAAATTATTGACTTATGCGAAAAATAAAAAAGAAACCCGGTTATTCCTTGTAAAAACAGATTTAAACAAATTAATTAAAGAAACGATTGTTCTTTTGGAAAAAGAGGCGGCGAAGAAAAAGTTGTTGATCAAGGGAGAGTTTATCTCAGCGTTGCCCCTTATTTCCCTCGATATTGAAAAAATGAAACAGGTGATAATTAATTTAATTTTAAATGCCATCCATGCTGCTTCTGAAGGGTTTATCACAATAAAAACGGCAAACCTGGATGAAAATTTCGTCCAGTTCTCCATTTCCGATACGGGCATTGGAATTTCCGAAGAAAATATGGAAAAACTGTTTAATCCATTTTTTACCACCAAAGAAGCCGGAACCGGTTTAGGCTTGATGACCTGCCATGACATCATTGACAAGCATCGGGGATTCATTAATGTCAAATCTGTTTTATCAAAAGGAACAACCTTTATCATTCAACTTCCGGTCGACCCGGAAAAACATGAAAGACGCAAAAATCCCCGTTAA
- a CDS encoding class I SAM-dependent methyltransferase has product MNLYQSQKAYFKTAYEKEKTPWPNSNPTPQVNEFLSIIKRNLPSGKMLDMGCGEGRHSALFQENGFISFGVDYQPQALKKALLRIREASGEKSGGPYFLAGDIFNLPFSPQNFDVILDYGCLHHIRKRDFKIYLGILLKMLKPGGFYILSCFSTGYKHYPGEKRTRDWLTHKGHYDRFFNQSEFPILFGADFDMMRLLEEKEGIHEFFHVLMRKK; this is encoded by the coding sequence ATGAATTTGTACCAGAGTCAGAAGGCTTATTTTAAAACGGCCTATGAGAAGGAGAAAACCCCATGGCCGAATTCCAACCCCACTCCCCAGGTTAATGAATTTTTATCTATTATCAAGAGAAATCTCCCGTCTGGAAAAATGCTTGATATGGGGTGCGGAGAAGGGCGCCATTCCGCTCTCTTTCAAGAGAACGGTTTTATCTCGTTTGGTGTCGACTATCAACCTCAGGCGTTGAAAAAAGCCTTGCTCCGAATCCGCGAAGCCAGTGGAGAGAAATCCGGCGGACCTTATTTTCTCGCCGGGGATATCTTTAATCTCCCCTTTTCACCCCAAAACTTCGATGTCATCCTCGATTACGGTTGTCTCCATCATATTCGAAAAAGAGACTTTAAAATTTATTTAGGCATTCTTTTAAAAATGCTGAAACCGGGAGGATTTTATATTCTATCCTGTTTTTCAACCGGGTATAAGCATTATCCAGGAGAAAAACGGACCCGGGACTGGCTGACGCATAAGGGGCATTATGACCGATTTTTCAACCAATCAGAATTTCCGATTCTTTTTGGCGCGGACTTTGATATGATGAGGCTCCTGGAGGAAAAAGAGGGAATTCATGAATTTTTCCACGTCCTGATGAGAAAAAAATAG
- a CDS encoding response regulator codes for MNTFLYHLLGGLYLTSFTTFLLGLFVLSKTKNRSLGLIFFFYCFSLSWWSFLEASITSSSDQKSALILGRLAEFGAFFIPTLFVHFVTILLQLRFSFLKILTFYGLSMFFSFLCFTPLLISKVVPRTDINFMIIPGPLYIPMLFFFAFCVIYGNFKLFDAYKKSNSPSKKIQMGYLFWSSIFGYIGGSSNFLLVFDLKVPILNEYGTYAVPIYVGATTYAIVRYQLMDIRTVVHKTAMWLGMSSLVLIPVGIGFYFGHGVIQTLSPLQHGLLVGVLAILLIPYVKGIQPRIDNIFHRRKYDMQAIIQGLVRELAALKNLDLLIAKIATKIKEALYVSRITIIVLDDKNQNFKVIGAEEKLQLDDPCLSCIRKLDGVIEWEEIELNPKFEPIRQVAKSYFQKFDAKIVLPLIHDGKLIGAINLGEKDNLKSFSKVDIDFLSNLKTEASIALSNSLLYDNVNKMSKELKQWSIELEQKVDERTSELAERKKELEESYEKLKELDQFKTEFFANVNHELRTPLTLILLPVEMALNKDYGELSPALEKNLMMVKTNGFRLLNLINGLLDLAKTDAGKMELFKNKYDLSLITQGIVSSLALMADKKNIKLTFLAKFPLPEFYFDREKIERVLINLISNALKFTDPDGLVEVSLAQKEGKIEIRVKDTGIGIPESFREKVFERFTQVNSSSIRKYQGTGLGLALCKEFVELHEGKIWVESEEGKGSTFVCLLPVVANIEEGGYPIDRRVKDFENAEKRRNVDLTKSLSINALYQSPDLSKPEEIQETPVENGNKKYQILIVEDNLEMQAYIRFILKDDHLILTAKNGVEGIEKIKLFKPDMIISDLMMPLKDGYQLCREVKTDKETRHIPVILLTAKSDVSCKIEGLEAGANEYLSKPFNAEELKARVRSLLQLKALEKENAQTKKMAAMAVMVAGVIHEINNPISFTKTSWQTISEALDQLKTIAADSNLEAHREEVSELMGSADLALEIVKKGLDRIQHVVGRLRIFEGNRSLDFEPVNINNLITRLAGQLLVLDRTGGLSTDKETIFKKDFHVETLIEAIPVLLTQSLEVIMDNALKATEGAGPVSIKTWEEPGEKVFISIKDRGKGIKKEKLEHLFEPFFTMRDVGEGMGLGLFLAYQVVQAHHGFISVKSQENVGTEMIIQLPVSQPKPDFLPNEQSVQSSL; via the coding sequence ATGAATACTTTTCTTTATCATTTATTGGGGGGGTTGTATTTAACCTCTTTTACTACATTCCTTCTAGGCCTTTTCGTTTTATCTAAAACAAAAAACAGATCCCTGGGTTTAATTTTCTTTTTCTACTGTTTTTCCCTCTCCTGGTGGAGTTTTCTTGAGGCTTCGATTACGTCAAGTTCCGATCAAAAAAGTGCATTAATACTTGGGAGATTAGCGGAATTTGGCGCTTTCTTTATTCCAACTCTTTTTGTTCATTTCGTCACCATTCTTTTACAGCTGAGATTTTCCTTTTTGAAAATACTTACTTTTTATGGTTTAAGTATGTTTTTTAGTTTTCTTTGTTTTACTCCCCTTTTGATTTCCAAGGTTGTTCCAAGAACCGATATTAATTTTATGATAATTCCCGGGCCTTTATATATTCCCATGCTTTTCTTTTTTGCTTTTTGTGTAATTTATGGGAATTTTAAACTTTTTGACGCTTATAAAAAATCAAATTCACCGTCGAAAAAAATACAGATGGGATATCTTTTCTGGAGTTCTATTTTTGGTTATATAGGGGGAAGTTCTAACTTTTTATTGGTATTTGATCTAAAAGTGCCTATTTTAAATGAATACGGTACTTATGCTGTTCCCATTTATGTTGGAGCAACTACTTATGCGATTGTCCGATATCAATTAATGGATATTCGGACAGTTGTCCATAAAACAGCGATGTGGCTTGGTATGTCTTCATTGGTTTTAATTCCAGTTGGAATCGGGTTTTATTTCGGGCATGGTGTAATACAAACCTTGTCCCCACTTCAACATGGCTTGCTGGTTGGGGTCCTTGCTATTTTATTAATTCCTTATGTAAAAGGTATTCAGCCTCGCATTGATAATATTTTTCATCGGCGAAAATATGATATGCAGGCAATTATTCAAGGATTGGTGCGGGAGCTTGCGGCATTAAAAAACCTTGATCTTTTAATCGCAAAAATTGCTACCAAAATAAAAGAAGCGCTTTATGTTTCCAGAATAACGATTATCGTTTTGGATGATAAGAATCAGAATTTTAAGGTGATTGGAGCCGAAGAAAAACTTCAATTGGATGACCCTTGTTTGTCCTGTATTAGAAAACTGGACGGGGTGATTGAATGGGAAGAGATAGAGTTAAACCCAAAATTTGAACCCATTCGTCAAGTGGCAAAATCTTATTTTCAAAAATTTGACGCGAAAATTGTCCTTCCTTTAATTCATGATGGAAAATTAATAGGTGCTATCAATTTGGGAGAAAAAGATAACTTAAAGTCTTTTTCGAAAGTGGATATAGACTTTTTATCCAATTTAAAGACCGAAGCCTCAATTGCGCTCAGTAACTCTTTGCTTTATGACAATGTCAATAAAATGTCTAAAGAGCTAAAACAATGGTCTATTGAACTGGAACAGAAAGTCGATGAACGGACCAGTGAATTAGCTGAACGTAAAAAGGAACTAGAAGAGTCTTATGAAAAATTAAAAGAACTGGATCAATTTAAGACCGAATTTTTTGCCAATGTGAACCATGAACTCCGCACGCCGTTGACGTTGATCCTTCTGCCGGTCGAGATGGCTTTGAATAAAGATTATGGCGAACTTTCTCCCGCCCTTGAAAAAAACCTGATGATGGTAAAAACGAACGGGTTCCGTTTATTGAATCTCATTAATGGACTCCTTGATCTGGCAAAAACAGATGCAGGTAAAATGGAGTTATTTAAAAACAAATATGATTTAAGCCTGATTACCCAGGGCATTGTCTCTTCTCTTGCCTTAATGGCTGATAAGAAAAATATTAAGTTAACCTTTTTGGCCAAATTCCCCCTTCCTGAATTTTATTTTGACAGGGAAAAAATCGAAAGAGTTTTAATTAATTTAATTTCAAATGCTTTGAAATTTACAGATCCAGATGGCCTTGTTGAAGTGTCTTTAGCCCAAAAAGAAGGAAAAATTGAAATCAGAGTGAAGGATACGGGGATCGGTATTCCTGAAAGTTTTCGAGAAAAAGTGTTTGAAAGGTTTACACAGGTAAATAGCTCCTCAATTCGAAAATACCAGGGAACCGGCCTTGGGCTTGCTCTTTGTAAGGAATTTGTAGAGCTTCATGAAGGAAAAATTTGGGTGGAAAGCGAAGAGGGAAAGGGGTCGACTTTTGTTTGTCTCCTGCCGGTCGTTGCGAATATTGAGGAGGGCGGGTACCCAATCGACCGGAGGGTCAAGGATTTTGAGAACGCGGAAAAACGCCGGAACGTCGATTTAACCAAATCGCTCTCTATAAACGCTTTGTACCAATCGCCTGATTTATCAAAACCGGAGGAAATACAGGAAACGCCGGTTGAGAATGGAAATAAAAAATATCAAATTTTAATTGTCGAAGATAACCTGGAAATGCAGGCCTATATTCGCTTTATTCTTAAGGATGACCATCTCATTTTAACCGCCAAAAATGGAGTTGAGGGAATTGAAAAGATTAAACTCTTTAAGCCGGACATGATCATCTCTGATTTAATGATGCCTTTAAAGGACGGGTATCAGCTTTGCCGGGAGGTTAAAACAGATAAAGAAACCCGTCATATTCCCGTTATCCTCTTGACCGCGAAGTCTGATGTTTCATGCAAAATCGAAGGCCTTGAAGCGGGAGCGAATGAGTATCTCTCAAAACCTTTTAATGCCGAAGAGTTAAAAGCCAGGGTAAGGTCGCTTCTTCAATTAAAGGCGCTGGAAAAAGAAAACGCTCAAACAAAAAAAATGGCGGCAATGGCGGTAATGGTAGCGGGTGTGATTCATGAAATTAATAATCCGATTAGTTTTACGAAGACCTCCTGGCAGACAATTTCCGAAGCCCTTGATCAATTAAAGACCATCGCGGCCGATTCGAATTTAGAAGCCCATCGGGAAGAAGTGTCCGAATTAATGGGATCAGCCGATCTGGCCCTTGAAATTGTCAAAAAGGGGCTGGATCGCATTCAACATGTCGTGGGCCGTCTGCGAATCTTTGAAGGGAACCGTTCTCTTGATTTTGAGCCGGTCAATATCAATAATTTAATTACCCGCCTGGCGGGACAGCTCTTAGTCTTAGATAGAACCGGAGGGTTATCAACGGATAAAGAAACGATTTTTAAAAAAGATTTTCATGTTGAAACTCTCATCGAAGCGATCCCTGTTTTGTTAACCCAATCTTTGGAAGTGATCATGGATAATGCTTTAAAAGCCACAGAAGGGGCGGGCCCGGTGTCGATTAAGACCTGGGAAGAACCAGGAGAAAAAGTATTTATCTCAATTAAAGATCGTGGCAAAGGAATTAAAAAAGAGAAACTCGAACATTTGTTTGAACCATTTTTCACGATGAGAGACGTGGGAGAAGGGATGGGTCTGGGCCTTTTCCTTGCTTATCAGGTCGTTCAAGCCCACCATGGCTTTATATCCGTAAAAAGCCAGGAAAATGTTGGCACCGAAATGATCATTCAGTTGCCGGTCAGCCAGCCTAAGCCTGATTTTCTTCCAAACGAGCAGTCCGTTCAATCTAGCCTTTAA
- the nusA gene encoding transcription termination/antitermination protein NusA, which produces MNRELLSVIQQIERDKGIPGERIIKAVELALMSAAKKKFGSSENVQVKLDPETGEIEMVSLKKIVEDVINPKTEISLEEAKKVDEGAEFGDEIGFLLEMEDFGRIAAQAAKQVIFQKVREAEWDAVQKEYGGRVGEIVTGTILGQERRNYIVEIGKTEASLPRQEQMPRENFHRGDRIRAYLLEVRSSSKGPQVILSRSTPAFVAKMFGSEVPEIAEGIVEIKAVVREAGDRTKIAVSSKDPAVDPVGACVGVKGSRVQSVVRELRGEKIDIITWTEDPRTFIGEALSPAIVEKVGINEKEKSAIVVVADQQLSLAIGKKGQNVRLASKLTDWKIDIINESEYEKERSKEREKEVSLAFAQEHKAQELKEQLSLSQNVLPRISDLPGVGEKLEEALKEHGFDTLEKIAGATETQLSDIPLIGEKTAKKIIESAIDILRIKQSTT; this is translated from the coding sequence ATGAATCGAGAATTACTTTCAGTCATTCAACAAATTGAAAGAGATAAAGGTATACCGGGAGAAAGGATTATAAAAGCCGTGGAATTGGCTTTAATGTCCGCCGCCAAAAAGAAATTCGGTTCTTCCGAAAACGTGCAGGTCAAACTGGATCCGGAAACGGGTGAGATTGAAATGGTCTCACTTAAGAAAATTGTTGAAGACGTCATAAACCCCAAGACTGAAATCTCGCTCGAAGAAGCGAAAAAGGTTGATGAAGGGGCTGAATTTGGAGATGAAATCGGGTTTCTTCTCGAGATGGAAGATTTTGGACGTATTGCCGCTCAGGCCGCCAAGCAGGTTATCTTTCAAAAAGTCAGAGAGGCCGAATGGGACGCGGTTCAAAAGGAATATGGCGGCCGGGTCGGTGAAATCGTTACCGGGACGATTTTAGGGCAGGAACGGCGCAACTATATCGTGGAGATTGGAAAAACGGAGGCTTCCTTGCCGAGACAGGAACAAATGCCCCGTGAGAATTTTCATCGCGGAGATCGGATACGGGCCTATCTGCTCGAAGTGAGAAGCTCTTCAAAAGGCCCTCAGGTTATTTTGTCAAGAAGCACCCCGGCTTTTGTCGCAAAGATGTTTGGGTCGGAGGTTCCCGAGATCGCCGAAGGAATTGTTGAAATTAAGGCTGTGGTAAGGGAAGCGGGAGATCGGACTAAAATAGCGGTTTCCTCAAAAGACCCGGCCGTTGATCCGGTCGGCGCCTGTGTCGGGGTAAAAGGGTCCCGTGTGCAGTCCGTCGTAAGAGAATTGAGAGGCGAGAAAATAGATATCATTACCTGGACGGAAGATCCGCGGACTTTTATCGGTGAAGCCTTGAGTCCCGCAATTGTCGAAAAAGTCGGAATTAACGAAAAGGAAAAGTCCGCGATCGTTGTTGTAGCGGATCAGCAGCTTTCTCTGGCAATCGGGAAGAAAGGCCAGAACGTCAGGCTGGCTTCCAAGCTGACGGATTGGAAGATTGATATCATTAACGAGAGCGAATATGAAAAAGAGCGCTCGAAAGAGAGAGAAAAAGAGGTTTCTCTTGCGTTCGCACAGGAACACAAGGCTCAGGAACTCAAGGAACAACTCTCCCTTTCCCAGAATGTTTTGCCCAGAATATCTGATCTGCCCGGCGTGGGTGAAAAACTGGAAGAAGCTTTAAAAGAGCATGGTTTCGATACGTTAGAAAAAATTGCCGGGGCCACAGAAACTCAATTAAGCGATATCCCGTTAATTGGGGAAAAAACCGCAAAAAAAATTATAGAGTCGGCTATTGATATTTTAAGAATCAAGCAGAGTACGACGTAA
- a CDS encoding ribosome maturation factor RimP, whose translation MKVGLSSAHFFCLKSWGSNKEFSMMQDQLSQIKNSIISILNSLNLELVDLEYLGNARKGILRVTIDKPGGVTLEECEKASRNIAPALDVYNIIDHSYVLEVSSPGLDRPLKNPEDFQKAVEKLVRIRTVPRINPQAVFVGRLISVQENGTIEVLIEGKKEEKITVLFKDIAAANLEVEW comes from the coding sequence TTGAAAGTGGGCTTGTCTTCTGCCCACTTTTTTTGTTTAAAATCCTGGGGTTCCAACAAAGAATTTTCTATGATGCAGGATCAGCTTTCCCAGATAAAAAACTCCATTATTTCGATCTTAAACTCACTCAATCTGGAATTGGTTGATCTCGAATACCTTGGGAATGCCCGAAAGGGGATATTGAGAGTGACGATAGATAAGCCGGGGGGGGTGACCCTGGAAGAGTGTGAGAAGGCAAGCAGAAATATCGCGCCGGCGCTGGATGTTTACAATATCATTGACCATTCTTATGTTCTTGAAGTATCTTCTCCTGGTCTTGACCGCCCGTTAAAAAACCCGGAAGATTTTCAGAAGGCGGTGGAAAAATTGGTTCGAATAAGAACCGTTCCCCGAATCAATCCCCAGGCAGTTTTTGTGGGACGGTTGATTTCAGTGCAGGAAAATGGGACAATTGAGGTTTTAATCGAGGGCAAAAAGGAAGAAAAAATAACGGTTTTATTTAAAGATATTGCAGCAGCAAACCTCGAAGTCGAGTGGTAG
- the dat gene encoding D-amino-acid transaminase, with protein sequence MSDIYFINGQFLKLEDARISINDRGFQFGDGVYEVIRSYNGKVFHLEEHLKRFEKSASEIELPLPVSLNEIQRWIQEAFSRSQYPMAKIYIQMTRGLAERSHPFPVKIQPTFLITVLELHPLSPVLTQRGVEIITTEDLRWGRCDIKSLNLLPNVLAQQKAKKAGVYEALMIRNQRVTEGSISNFFMIKNDTLITAPLSHFILPGVTRDLVLSLARSLTFKVLERDIFVQELYQADEAFISGTTIEIVPVVKVDGKQIGNGIPAGMTQTLIKEFQALTLA encoded by the coding sequence TTGTCCGATATTTATTTTATCAACGGTCAATTTCTTAAGCTCGAAGACGCCAGGATCTCAATTAACGACCGGGGATTCCAGTTCGGAGACGGTGTTTACGAGGTTATTCGCAGTTATAACGGGAAGGTTTTTCATCTTGAAGAACATTTAAAACGGTTTGAGAAGAGCGCTTCAGAAATTGAGCTTCCGCTTCCGGTATCTTTAAATGAAATTCAGCGATGGATTCAGGAGGCTTTTTCAAGATCCCAATACCCGATGGCCAAAATATATATTCAAATGACCCGGGGACTTGCGGAGAGGAGCCACCCGTTTCCGGTTAAAATTCAGCCAACTTTTTTAATTACGGTACTGGAACTGCATCCCCTCTCGCCGGTTTTGACGCAAAGAGGAGTTGAGATAATCACCACGGAAGATTTACGCTGGGGACGCTGCGATATTAAATCGCTGAATCTTCTTCCAAACGTTCTTGCCCAGCAAAAAGCTAAAAAAGCGGGGGTGTACGAGGCTTTAATGATCCGGAATCAGCGAGTGACCGAGGGATCGATCAGTAATTTTTTCATGATTAAGAACGACACCTTAATCACTGCTCCTCTCAGTCATTTTATTCTACCCGGTGTTACCAGAGACCTTGTTTTAAGTCTTGCCCGTTCTTTAACCTTTAAAGTGCTGGAAAGGGATATTTTCGTTCAGGAGCTTTATCAGGCTGATGAAGCCTTTATCAGCGGAACGACCATCGAAATTGTTCCGGTCGTCAAAGTCGACGGAAAACAGATCGGCAATGGGATTCCGGCGGGCATGACTCAAACGCTGATAAAGGAATTTCAGGCCCTTACTCTGGCTTGA